Below is a window of Planctomycetota bacterium DNA.
GGCGGGCGCGCCGTCTTTCATGTCGCCTTTCCTCCGCGCCGCGGGGACCGGAAAGATACCACAAAGCCCTCGCGGGTTCCAAAGCCCGGACCCGCCTACCGACCTCTCCTCTTTCCGGCCGACCGGCCGCCTCCCCGCACCAGCCGCCCGGCCAGAAGGTTGACCGCGGCCTCGGTCGTCTCCCGCGTGGCGTGAAAGAGCATCTCGACCACGCCCACCCGGGGAACGTCCCGCACCTCACGGAACCGCGGCAGAAAGACCACCAGGGTGAGGACGCGCAGGAGGAAGGAGAGCAGAAGAATCGTCTTGAACGGCACGTCCATGGAAAAAAGCGTCAGATCCACGGGGACCCAGGTGATCGCGCTCGAGCCCGCGAGCCCTCCGAGGAGAACCCCCAGGTTGAGCAGGAGGTTGAGGTAGGCGGTGCAGCGCGCCCGCTTGCCGGGCGTGACGGCGTCCAGGAGGAAGTTCGAGACGCTCTGGTTGAATCCCGACCAGCAGAAACCCGACCACATCTGCAGGAAGACCGCCCAGGCCACGTGCCCGGAAATCAGCCAGAGAAGCGGGAGAACCGCGATCCCGACCGACGTGGCCACGAGGACCCGCTTGTTCCCGAAGCGGTCGGACGCACGGCCCCAGAGGGGCAGGGCCGGAATCTGGACGAAGATGACGGAAGAGACGGCGACCATGTATTCGACGTAGTCGTATCCCAGCGTCCGGCGCCAGTAGGGAACGAAGAGGCAGCCCGCGAAGTGGGCGCTGAAGTTGAGGCACGCGACGAAGAGGGCGAAGCGGGCGAAGTTGGATTTCGGAAGCCGCCGGAGGAACTGCCAGAAGGTGAACCGGTCTTCCGGCCGGTGGGCCAGGGCCGGCTCGGCCATGCGGGTGAGGTAGTAGACCGAGAGGATCCGCGCCGCCAGCGCCCCGCCGAAGACCACGGCGAATCCCAGGGCCTCATGCCGGGCCCGCTCATAGACGGCCAGCCCGATCCCCGCGACGATCATCGCCGCCAGCTGCATGGTGAGGGCCAGGGCGCTGCGGCGCCCGAAGAAACGCCCGCGCGCCGCGGGAGGAACGAGGTCCCCCATGACGCTCGTCCAGGCCGGAACGCCGACGTGGAGGGAGGCGAACGACAGCACGAAGCCGCCCAGGAGCAGCCAGAATCCGTACGGCCGTCCGACCAGCGGCGCCAGAAGCATCGGCACCCAGGCCACGGCCTGAAGAGAGGAGCCTGCGACGAAGATCCGTTTGCGCCGCCCCGTGCGTTCGATGAGGACCGGGGCGAGAAGCTGCGCGCAGGCCCCGAGAAAGACGGGAATGGTGACGAGGAGCGCCACCGCCGATTCCGACGCGCCCAGAAAGAGCGCGCAGGCCGCCACGTAGGAGGCGTCTCCCAGTCCCGCCATGACGGCGAACGCCGTGCCGTCCTTTATCGAAGCGTCGAGGCTGCGCTCGACGGCCTGTTTTTCCACAAGTCCGGCGGATTATATCAAACAACGGCCGGGTTCCAGCTCCCGGTCTCCGGCGCCGCCGCGCGCCTTTTTCTTCTGGAGAAAGCGTTTCGCCGCCGGTAGGATGAGCCGCCGTGCTGGACCCGCGCACGGCGCCGTTCGTCGTCATCGACGTCGAAACCACGGGGCTCGAGCCCTCCCGCGATCGGATCTGCGAAGTGGGAGCGCTGAGGCTCGTGGGCGGCCGCGAGGAAGCGCGCTTTCATTCCCTCGTTCACCCCGGCTGCCCGATGCCCGAGGGGGCGCGCCGGACGCACGGCATTACCGACGAGATGCTCCGGGACGCGCCGCCCTTCGAGCGGATCGCGGCGGATCTCCGCCGGTTCCTGTCGGGCAGCATCCTCGTGGCCCAGAACGCGGAATTCGACATGGGCTTCCTGAACGCCGAATTCCAGAGGGCCGGGATGGCCAAGCTGGCGCTGCCGGCGGTGGACACGATCCTGCTGGCGCGGCGGGTCAAGCCGGGGCTTCCCTCCTACAACCTGGACACCCTGGCGTATCACTTCAAGGTGCGCTTCACGAGCCGGCACCGGTCGATCGGAGACTGCGAGGCCACGGGGGCCATCTTCTGGCAGTGCCTGGAGGCGCTGCGGCCCCGAACGCTGGAGGATCTCCTCAAGAAAGGCATGGTTCGAGCGTAACCGCGCCCGCAACGCCCCGGTTGCCGATTTCCTTCGGACGGGGTAGACTTCATTAACTTCATTCTAGGAGAGTTCCTCATGGCCCGACTCCTCGCGGCCGCCCTGCTCTCCGCCGCGGCGCTCTCCGGCTGCGTCCAGTATGAGCAGGCTACGACGCTCTTTCCCGACGGCTCCGGAAAGTTCACGATGTCCATGGCCTTCAAGAAGTCTCTCCTCAAGATGATCACCGAAACCGCCAAGCAGCTCGGCGGCGAAGGCGGAGCCGCCGCCGACCCTCTCGCCGAATTCCAGGACCCCGAAAAACTCGGCGCCAACTCCGAAGGCGTCGTCGCCTGGGCTCAACCCCGCCGCTCCGAGGAGGGCGAATGGGTCCGCGTCTCGGTGACCGGCTACTTTGAGGACATCAACAAGGTCCGGATCTACAACCAGAGCCCCGCCCCCGGAGAGGGTCCCGGCGGCCGCAAGACGATGTTCGCCTGCGTCTACGAGAAAACGGACGCCGGCTATGTCCTCAAGCTTCAAAACGAGGGGACGAACGAGTTCAAGAAGATGCGCGGAGAGAACGCGCCCGACGGCCAGGAGGATCTGGCCAAGGCCATGATCGAGGCGCTCAAGCCCATGCTCGAAGGACTCAAGTTCTCCGTCTCGATCACCGTGCCCGGCCCCATCCTGGAAGCCCAGGGGGTGCTCGAAACCAAGGACCGGACGGCGTCGCTGGCCATCGACGCGAAAACGCTGGTCGAGGCCATGTCCAATCCCTCCAGTCCGGAGGCCAAGCGCTTCAAGACTCTGGAGGAGTTCAAGGAGATGCGCCTGGTCTGGAAGGAGAACTCCGTCCCGGCGTCCGAGACGTCCGCCTTCAAGAAAGAACTGGCCGACGCGAAGGCCCAGTGGGCCAAGACGCTCGAGGAACATCGAGCGCGCAAGGCCGCCGAGAAGAAATAGCGCGCCCTATTTCTTCTTGTTGCCCAGCTCGGACATCTTCTTGACAACGATCCGCTGGGTCTCCTTGGAGATGTCCTTGCTCCGGAGGACCTGCTCGTAAATCGCCCGGGCTTTGTCTTCCAGGCCCAGCTGCGAGAGAGCGTGCGCCTTGTTGGAGAGGTAAAAGCTCGCGTTTCCGGGGTCCACCTCGATCGCCTCGTCGAAGTGGCGCAGCGCCTCCTCGGGGCGCCCGGCTTTCATCAGCGCCGCCGCGTAGTTGCAATGAGCCACCCCCAGATTGCGGCGCCCCTTTTCGACCGCCGTGGCCAGCTCGCGGACCGCCTCCTCCATCTTTCCCGCCGCTTCCAGCGCCGCCGCCAGCATGAAGCGCCGGTTCACGTTCAGGGGATCGCGGTCCACCATCGCCCGCAGGTCCCGGATGCGCCCCTCGTGCCCCATCCGGCCGATCCGTGTCGTCGTCATCGAAACGCTCCTTGTCATTCCCGGACAAAGGGGTTTTCCGCCCGCTCTTCGCCGATCCGCGTCTCCGGCCCGTGCCCCGGGTAGACGACGGTCCCGGGATCGAGCGTATACAGCCGCTCCAGGATGGAGCGCGCCTCCCGCTCGAAATCCCCTCCCGGCAGATCCGTCCGTCCGATGCTGCGGCGGAAAAGCGTATCCCCCGTGAACACCCGCCCCTCCCCCGCATAGCAGACGCTCCCCGGCGTGTGCCCCGGCGTGTGAAGCACCCGCAGCTCCTCCCGGCCGAAGCGCACGACGTCGCCGTCTTCGACGAACCGATCCACCGGCGCCGGCTCCGCCGCCCTCCCCAAGGGCAGTCCGAACATCCGGCCGAAGGCCGCCACCTGCTCCGGAAGCGCCTCATAGAGCTCCCGGTCGCCGGCGTGAAGGATCACCGGCGCCCCCGTGGCCTCCCGAAGCTCCCGCGTGGCCCCGATGTGATCGAAGTGCGCGTGCGTGTGCAGAAGCGCCACGACCCGGAGCCTGAGCCTCCGGATCGCCGCCAGAATCTCCGGGGCTTCGTCCCCCGGATCGATCACCACCGCCTCCCGCGTGCGCGCGTCCGCCAGCAGGTGGCAGTTGCAGCGCAGGGGGCCCACGACGAGCGGCTCGTGGATCATGTCTTCGGCGCGGGGGCGGGTTCGCCGGCGTCCAGGCGCCCGGAGATCTTCATCGAGCAGAAGCGCGGCCCGCACATCGAACAGAACTCGGCGCTCTTGAAGAAGTCGGCGGGAAGATCCTCGTCGTGATACTTCCGGGCGGTGTCCGGATCGAGCGAGAGGGCGAACTGGCGGTTCCAGTCGAAGGCGAACCTCGCCCGTGAAAGCTCGTCATCCCGGTCGCGGGCGCCCCGCCGGCCCCGGGCGACGTCGGCCGCGTGGGCGGCGATCTTGTAGGCGATCACCCCCTGCTTGACGTCCTCCTCCTTCGGAAGCCCCAGGTGCTCCTTGGGGGTCACGTAGCAGAGCATCGACGCCCCGAACTGGCCGATCACCGCCGCGCCGATCGCGCTCGTGATGTGATCGTAGCCGGGAGCGATGTCGGTCACGAGCGGACCCAGCGTGTAGAAAGGCGCCCCGTGGCACTCCTGAATCTCGCGGATCACCTGATACGGCACCTGGTCGAGGGGCACGTGGCCCGGCCCCTCGATCATGACCTGGACGTCGTGCCGCCAGGCCCGCAGGGTCAGCTCCCCCAGCGTCCGGAGCTCCGCGAACTGCGCCTCGTCGGAGGCGTCGTGGAGGCAGCCGGGCCGGAGCCCGTCCCCCAGCGAGAAGGACACGTCGTACCGCTTGAAGATTTCGCAGATCTCGTCGAAATGGGTATAGAGCGGGTTCTGACGGCGATGGCGGACCATCCACTCGGCGATGAGCGATCCGCCCCGGGAGACGATCTTCGTGATCCGGTTCTTGACGAGCGGAAGGTGCTCGAGAAGCACCCCCGCGTGGATGGTCATGTAGTCCACGCCCTGGCGCGCCTGCCGCTCGATGACGTCGAGCATGTCCTGCGGCGTCAGGTCCGCGATCTCCCGGACGTGCTGGGCCATCTGGTAAATGGGCACCGTCCCGACCGGAACCGTGGACGCCTCGATGATCGCGCGGCGGATCTCGTCGAGGTTCCCGCCCGTCGAAAGATCCATGACGGTGTCGGCGCCGTAGTGGACGGCGACGTGGAGCTTGCGGAGCTCGCCTTCGAGGTTCGAGGTGACGGCGGAGTTGCCGATGTTGGCGTTGATCTTGCACCGGAAGGCGATTCCGATTCCCATGGGGTCGAGCCGATGCTTGAGGTGCTCGACGTTGGCGGGGAGAATGGCGCGCCCCTCGGCGACCTCGCGCCGCACGAACTCGGGGTCCAGCCCCTCGCGCTCGGCGACCCGCTTCATCTCCGGCGTCACCTCGCCCTGACGGGCGCGGTGCATCTGCGTGACGTTCGGCATGACCGTTCCTTCCCTTGAGACCGCCCGGCGGCGGTCGCGTCCCACCCGGCCGCCCGGATCAGACGGCGACGACCTGCTTGATCTCCGGCAGCGACGCGCGGATCTCGTTCTCGATCCCCATCTGGAGCGTCATCGCGCTCGAAGGGCACCCCTGGCAGGACCCCTGAAAGCGGATGTAGACGATTCCCTCCTCCTCGTTCACGTTGACGAGCTCGACGTGGCCGCCGTCCATCTGAACGTACGGCCGGATGCGGTCGAGCACTTCGTCCACCCGCCGGTAGAGGTCCGAAACCGGGGAAAACGCCGGCATTTCCGGGGGCCGGTCCGCGTCGCCCATGGCCGCCTCCGTTACGTGGTGAACGACTGCCCGCAGCCGCACGAGCTCTTGACGTTGGGGTTCTTGATCGAGAACCCGGAGCCCATGAGGCCCTCGCTGTAATCGAGGAGCGAGC
It encodes the following:
- a CDS encoding MFS transporter produces the protein MEKQAVERSLDASIKDGTAFAVMAGLGDASYVAACALFLGASESAVALLVTIPVFLGACAQLLAPVLIERTGRRKRIFVAGSSLQAVAWVPMLLAPLVGRPYGFWLLLGGFVLSFASLHVGVPAWTSVMGDLVPPAARGRFFGRRSALALTMQLAAMIVAGIGLAVYERARHEALGFAVVFGGALAARILSVYYLTRMAEPALAHRPEDRFTFWQFLRRLPKSNFARFALFVACLNFSAHFAGCLFVPYWRRTLGYDYVEYMVAVSSVIFVQIPALPLWGRASDRFGNKRVLVATSVGIAVLPLLWLISGHVAWAVFLQMWSGFCWSGFNQSVSNFLLDAVTPGKRARCTAYLNLLLNLGVLLGGLAGSSAITWVPVDLTLFSMDVPFKTILLLSFLLRVLTLVVFLPRFREVRDVPRVGVVEMLFHATRETTEAAVNLLAGRLVRGGGRSAGKRRGR
- a CDS encoding 3'-5' exonuclease, with protein sequence MLDPRTAPFVVIDVETTGLEPSRDRICEVGALRLVGGREEARFHSLVHPGCPMPEGARRTHGITDEMLRDAPPFERIAADLRRFLSGSILVAQNAEFDMGFLNAEFQRAGMAKLALPAVDTILLARRVKPGLPSYNLDTLAYHFKVRFTSRHRSIGDCEATGAIFWQCLEALRPRTLEDLLKKGMVRA
- a CDS encoding tetratricopeptide repeat protein, which produces MTTTRIGRMGHEGRIRDLRAMVDRDPLNVNRRFMLAAALEAAGKMEEAVRELATAVEKGRRNLGVAHCNYAAALMKAGRPEEALRHFDEAIEVDPGNASFYLSNKAHALSQLGLEDKARAIYEQVLRSKDISKETQRIVVKKMSELGNKKK
- a CDS encoding MBL fold metallo-hydrolase — protein: MIHEPLVVGPLRCNCHLLADARTREAVVIDPGDEAPEILAAIRRLRLRVVALLHTHAHFDHIGATRELREATGAPVILHAGDRELYEALPEQVAAFGRMFGLPLGRAAEPAPVDRFVEDGDVVRFGREELRVLHTPGHTPGSVCYAGEGRVFTGDTLFRRSIGRTDLPGGDFEREARSILERLYTLDPGTVVYPGHGPETRIGEERAENPFVRE
- the thiC gene encoding phosphomethylpyrimidine synthase ThiC, with protein sequence MGRDRRRAVSREGTVMPNVTQMHRARQGEVTPEMKRVAEREGLDPEFVRREVAEGRAILPANVEHLKHRLDPMGIGIAFRCKINANIGNSAVTSNLEGELRKLHVAVHYGADTVMDLSTGGNLDEIRRAIIEASTVPVGTVPIYQMAQHVREIADLTPQDMLDVIERQARQGVDYMTIHAGVLLEHLPLVKNRITKIVSRGGSLIAEWMVRHRRQNPLYTHFDEICEIFKRYDVSFSLGDGLRPGCLHDASDEAQFAELRTLGELTLRAWRHDVQVMIEGPGHVPLDQVPYQVIREIQECHGAPFYTLGPLVTDIAPGYDHITSAIGAAVIGQFGASMLCYVTPKEHLGLPKEEDVKQGVIAYKIAAHAADVARGRRGARDRDDELSRARFAFDWNRQFALSLDPDTARKYHDEDLPADFFKSAEFCSMCGPRFCSMKISGRLDAGEPAPAPKT
- a CDS encoding NifU family protein, which translates into the protein MGDADRPPEMPAFSPVSDLYRRVDEVLDRIRPYVQMDGGHVELVNVNEEEGIVYIRFQGSCQGCPSSAMTLQMGIENEIRASLPEIKQVVAV